Proteins from a single region of Aureibacter tunicatorum:
- a CDS encoding N-acetylmuramoyl-L-alanine amidase, whose translation MLTIENHKFEEQVSDITHMSCPKNTKKLNGGKPDCIVIHYTASPSAKQAAEYLRRNDVKASAHIVLGRKGHVYQLVPFDTVSWHAGASSLNGRSGFNDFSIGIEIDNAGVLNKVGEKYQAWFGKSIPENEVIKATHRNESNPRYWHAYTEAQIDKIFEICEALIKAYPSIKSIHGHEEISPGRKSDPGPAFPLDRLRDRFFSNRKSNTESLEINEHTGGRVNVSKLNVRSLPSYSASTVSAPLSFGTELKILDEHNGWLKVETRSEGWVAGEFVSLDKS comes from the coding sequence ATGCTAACAATCGAAAACCATAAATTCGAAGAGCAAGTCAGCGACATCACGCATATGTCTTGTCCCAAAAACACCAAAAAACTAAACGGTGGAAAACCGGACTGCATCGTGATCCATTACACTGCGAGCCCTTCAGCAAAGCAAGCAGCCGAATATCTTCGAAGAAATGACGTAAAGGCTTCGGCACACATAGTGCTTGGCCGCAAAGGACATGTGTACCAACTTGTCCCATTCGATACAGTCTCTTGGCATGCCGGAGCGAGTTCTCTTAATGGAAGAAGCGGATTCAATGACTTCTCAATCGGGATAGAAATCGACAACGCGGGAGTTCTCAACAAAGTGGGCGAAAAATACCAAGCTTGGTTTGGCAAATCAATTCCTGAAAACGAAGTGATAAAAGCCACGCATCGCAATGAAAGCAATCCAAGGTATTGGCATGCCTACACCGAGGCTCAGATAGATAAAATATTTGAAATCTGCGAAGCGCTTATCAAAGCATATCCTAGCATCAAAAGCATTCACGGACACGAAGAAATCTCTCCGGGCAGAAAATCGGATCCCGGCCCCGCATTTCCACTGGACAGGCTTCGCGACAGATTCTTCAGCAACCGCAAAAGCAATACTGAATCGCTTGAGATCAATGAACATACCGGAGGCAGAGTCAATGTATCCAAACTGAATGTCAGAAGCTTGCCCTCTTATAGCGCTTCCACAGTATCCGCGCCATTGTCATTTGGCACAGAACTCAAGATACTCGATGAGCATAACGGATGGCTCAAAGTAGAAACCAGATCAGAAGGATGGGTTGCGGGAGAGTTCGTCTCCCTAGACAAATCTTGA
- a CDS encoding transposase, giving the protein MKKKIELASKRLKLIKGYKAYGGLLAKSTKIFGWKTDSRQKPPSKVKGFIHQSSRWKVERNFAWINFYRKLSKDYEKDPESEEFFISLL; this is encoded by the coding sequence TTGAAGAAAAAAATAGAGCTTGCAAGCAAAAGGTTAAAGCTTATAAAAGGCTATAAAGCATATGGCGGGCTACTTGCTAAATCAACAAAAATCTTCGGATGGAAAACTGATTCTCGCCAAAAACCACCATCAAAAGTCAAAGGATTTATTCATCAATCTAGCAGATGGAAAGTGGAACGAAATTTTGCATGGATAAACTTTTACCGCAAGCTATCAAAGGATTATGAAAAAGATCCAGAATCGGAAGAGTTCTTTATTAGTTTATTGTAA